The Methylococcus sp. Mc7 genomic sequence ACGTTGCAGGATATCGTGTCCCGTACGAGGGTGCTGCGGACGGGTTGAAGCGGGCTAGGGTCTGCGCCTGAAGGCGGCCAGGGCGGCGAGGAGGACGACGAGGGGAGGCGTGACCATCGTCAGCGGGGCATTCAGTTCGTAGACCAGTCCCAGATGGGACACCATCCTGTTGGCCAGATAAAAGCCGAGGCCGATCGTGACGCCGACCACGATCCGCTGCCCGCTGCTGACGTCGCGGCGGACGTTGAGTACGAAGGGGATGGCCAGCAGCAGCATGGCCAGCGTGATGAACGGGTTGACCATACGTCCCCAGAAGGCCTGCTCCACGGCCAGCGATCTCTGCGCATTTTCGGTCTGATAGGCCATGTATTTGGCGAGATCCTGCGCCGACAGGTTTTCCGGACGGACGATGAACACGTCGAGCATGTCCGGAGACAGCACGGAGGACCAGTCCTCCTGCTCCTTGTGTTCCGCGACGGCGGCGTTCCCCGCGGCATCGAAGCGGGTGACGCCGATGTCCTTGAGTTTCCAGATGCCGCGGTCGAAACTGGCGCGCGCCGCATGCATCGCCACGGCAGGTCGGCCATCGGGCGAGATTTCGAAGATGTGGATGTCGCCCAATTGTTCCTGGTTCTCGATTTCCCGGATATTGACGTAAACGTTGCCGTCGCGGATCCAGACCCCGTACTTGGTCTGGGACGCGACCTGCTGGCGGGTCTCGGTGGCCTTGAGCATCTGGGCGGCCCGTTCCGCCGGCGGGATGACGTATTCGCTGATGACCACCGATACCAAGGAAATCACGATGCCGGCCCGCAGGACCGCCCAGACGATGCGGCCCCGGGAAACTCCGGCGGTTTGCATCGCCACCAGTTCATGGTTGTTCGCCATGTTGCCGAGCACCACCAGCCCGCCGATCAGCGCGCCGGAGGGAATGAGTTCGTACAGGCTATGGGGGGAGGTCAGCGTCAGATAGAGGAAGATGCTGCCGAGCCCGTAATTTCCTTCGCCCAGATCGCGCAGTTCGTCGGCGAAGGTGAAGAAGTTGAGGAGGGCGAGGAGGACCAGGGCGGCGAATGCCGCCCCCTTGACGACTTCCCCTCCGATGTAGCGGTTCAGCGTATTCATCGGCGCCCAAGAGCCGTGTCGCGAACCCAGCGCCAGCCGGTGTTGCGGGCCAGGAGCAGGGCGGTGGCGAGTAGCATCACGGCATAGATGCCGCCGTAGCTCGTTCCCAGTGACAACTTGCCGGTGGCGAGCAGGCCCTGGGAGATTTTCTGCAGGTTCTCGTAAATGATGTAGATCAGAAAGGCGCTGATCAGATTGCCCCATACGCCGCCGCGCGGCGAGGTCCGCGCGATCGGCACCGCCAGGAGGGTGAGGGTGAGGGTGCCCAGCGGCACCGCCAGGCGGCGCTGGAGTTCGGCGAGTTCGCGGGGCCGGCCCGAAATCCACAGATGCAGGCTGTCCGCGGCTTCGCGTTTGAGCGCCGCCTGGCTGCCTTCGGGCGGGTTGATCCGCACGCCATAAGCCTGGAATTCGTTGAGGACGAAATCGGGGCGTCCGGGCACGCCCTGGTAACGGCGGCCGTTGTTCAGGACCACGAAATGATCGCCCGCGTCATTGATTTCCATATGGCCGCTCTCGGCGACGACGATGCCGGTTTCCTCGCCCCGGCGGCTTTGCGCGAAAACCTTGCTCATGGTCTTGTCGGTGTTCAGCTCCTCGGCGTACAGCACCACGTCGCCCTGGCTGAATTCGTTGAACCGGCCGGCCTTGATGCCGCGCACGTCGGCGCCTCTCTCGTCCTTGCTGATGAGTTCCTGGCTCAAGCGTTCGGACCATGGCATGGCCTGCAAGGAAAGGAACGCGCCCAGAACGCAGACCGGCCCGGCGAATAGGAGGATGGAGCGGTAAATCCGCACGGGGCCGACGCCCGCGCAGGCGAACACCGTCATCTCGTTGTCGCGGTACATGCGTCCGAGCACCATCAGCACGCTGAGGAACATGGATGCCGGCAACAGCGCGGCGAGGGTGACGACGACCTTCAGGCCCAGCAGAGTGAAGATCGTGTCGGTGGCGACTTCGCCTTCGATGGCGCGTGCCAGGATGGCCAGGAACTTGCGGCTGACCACGATGGCCACCAGAACGAACAGCACCGCGAACAGCGTCTTGGCCAATTCGCCTGCAATCAGGCGGTCGATCGTCGGGAGTCCGAAGGGGCGGCGTGCTTTTCTGGGTTCAAAAGGCTGCGGATTCATACTAACCTAGCGGCTTTTCCGGCGGCTGGGCAGCGTGTGGACGCGGCGGTGCCGGGCGACTCAAAGCAGGCGGATGATAGCATGGAGTATTCGACAAGAACTGATGCGCTGGAACGGCTTTCGACCGATTGTCTGATCGTGGGCGTGTTCCAGAAGCGCAAGCTCGCGCCCACGGCGGAAGCGCTGGACGCGATGCTCGACGGGCTGCTGGCCAAGCTGCTCAAGCGCGACGATGTGGAGGGCAAGGCCGGCGATACCTTGCTGGTCAACCACGTGCCGGGCGGCCGGATCGACCGCGTGCTGCTGGTGGGGCTGGGGAAACGCGAGGAGCTGAACGTCGCCGTCTATCGGAAGAGCCTGGCGGCGGCGTTCAAGGTGCTGAAGGAATGCGGCGCCAAGCACGCGGCGTCGGCTTTGCTCGAGGTGGAGTTCGGCCAGCGCGGGGCGGACTGGAAGGTTCGCCAGGCCGTCGAGCTCCTGGAAAGCGGGCTCTACCGGTTCCAGGAAATGAAGGGGGATTCCGCCGAAGACCATCCGCCGCGCCTTTCCAGGCTGCAATTCCTCGTGGCGTCCGACGCGGATCAGTCCCTGGCCGAAACGGGAATCCGGGAGGGGCAGGCGATCGCCCACGGCATGACCCTGGCCCGCAACCTGGGCAATCTTCCGGGGAACGTCTGCACGCCCGCCTACCTGGCCGAGCAGGCGCTGAAGATCGGCAAGGAGCACAAGAAGCTGAAGGTCTCGGTGCTGGAGGAGAGCGATATGGAGGAGCTTGGGATGGGCGCCCTGCTGTCGGTGGCGCGCGGCAGCCGCCAGCCGGCCAAGCTGATCGTCATGGAATACCGGGGCGCCGGCGGCAAGGCCAAGCCCTATGTCCTGGTCGGCAAGGGGCTGACTTTCGACGCCGGCGGCATTTCCCTGAAGCCCGCCGCCAACATGGATGAGATGAAGTACGACATGTGCGGCGGCGCCGGCGTGATCGGCGCGATCCAGGCGGTGGCGGAGCTCGGCCTGCCGCTGAACGTGGTCGGTCTCGTGCCGGCTTCGGAGAACCTGCCGGACGGCAACGCCAACAAGCCGGGCGACATCGTCAAGAGCATGGCCGGCATCACTATCGAGATCCTCAACACCGATGCGGAAGGGCGCCTCATCCTGTGCGATGCGCTGACCTACGCCAAGCGCTTCGACCCCGTGGCGGTGATCGACGTGGCGACCCTGACCGGAGCCTGCATCGTGGCGCTGGGGCGTCATCCCAGCGGCTTGATGGGCAACGACGACGCGCTGTGCGAACAGCTGACCCGTGCCGGCGACGCCACCTGGGACCGGGTCTGGCGCATGCCGATCTGGGACGATTACCAGGAGCAGCTCAAGTCCAATTTCGCCGACGTCGCCAACATCGGCGGCCCGGACGGCGGCAGCATCACCGCCGCCTGCTTCCTGTCGCGGTTCGCCAAGGACTTCAAATGGGCGCATCTCGACATCGCGGGGACCGCCTGGAAGACCGGGGCGGACAAGGGTGCCACCGGCCGTCCCGTGCCGCTCCTGGTGCAATACCTCATCGACCGGGCGGCATGACCCGCGTCGATTTCTATCTGCTGCCGGCCAACGAAAGCGTCTTTCCCTATGCCTGCCGGTTGACCGAGAAGGCTTACCGGCAAGGGCATAAGGTATTCCTCTTGACGGACACGGACGAGGAGGCGGCACGGCTGGACGAGCTGCTGTGGACCTTCCGCCAGGGCAGTTTCGTCCCGCACCGCGCGGTCACCGGAAACACGGATGCCGGCCCCTGTCCGGTGGCAGTGGGCCGGGTGCCGCCCGCCGGCTTCGACGACGTGATGATCAATCTGGGTTCCGCTGTGCCGGAGGCGTTCCGCCGGTTCCGGCGCGTGATCGAGCTGGTCGAGCCGGACGATGCGGCGCGGGCACTCCGACGCGAGCATTTCCGTTATTACCGCAGCCAGGGGCTGAGTCCCGAAATGGTCGACCTCGAATCCGCCGCATGACCGCCCCTGCGGGTCCGCTATCGTTGGCATATTATAATTGCCGGAAAACGCCGGCTTCGGAGCCGGCCGGTTTCGCTCATCTTTCTTGAAATCCATGGACAAAGTCTACGAACCCCACGCCATCGAGCAGCGCTGGTATCAGCTCTGGGAGGAATCCGGCTTCTTCGCCCCGGCGGGCGAGGGCGCGCCTTACTGCATCATGATCCCGCCGCCCAACGTCACCGGCAGCCTGCACATGGGGCACGCCTTCCAGGACACGGTGATGGACGTCCTGATCCGCTATCACCGCATGAAGGGCAACCGTACCCTGTGGCAGGCCGGCACCGACCATGCCGGCATCGCCACCCAGATGGTGGTGGAGCGCCAACTCGCCGCCGGTGGCCAGACCCGCCACGATCTGGGCCGCGAGGCGTTCATCGACCGGGTTTGGCAATGGAAGGAGACCTCCGGCGGCACCATCACCCGCCAGCTCCGCCGCATGGGAGCCTCGCTGGACTGGTCGCGAGAGCGCTTCACCATGGACGAGGGACTGTCGCAGGCCGTACGCGAGGTATTCGTCCGGCTGTACGAGGAAGGATTGATCTACCGCGGCAAGCGCCTGGTGAACTGGGACCCGGTGCTGCACACCGCCGTGTCCGACCTGGAGGTGGTCTCCGAGGAAGAGCAGGGCCATCTCTGGCACATGCGTTACCCGCTGGCCGAGGGCAGCGGCCATCTGGTGGTGGCGACCACCCGTCCGGAAACCATGCTCGGCGACACCGCCGTCGCGGTGCATCCGGAGGACGAGCGCTACCGCCACCTGATCGGCCAGTCGATCCGGCTGCCGCTGACCGGGCGTGAGATTCCGGTGATCGGCGACGACTACGTCGATCCCGAATTCGGTTCCGGCTGCGTCAAGATCACCCCGGCCCACGATTTCAACGACTACGCCATCGGCGTGCGCCACGCGCTGCCGATGATCAGCGTGTTCGACAAGAGCGCGGCGATCCTGCCGCTGGCGGACGTCCCCGCCAAGTACCACGGCCTCGACCGCTACGAGGCCCGTGACCTGATCGTCCACGATCTCAACGAACTCGGTTTGATCGAGAAGATCGACGAGCACCGCCTGATGGTGCCGCGCGGGGACCGCACCGGCGTGGTGGTCGAACCGTTCCTGACCGACCAGTGGTTCGTCAAGGCAGGCCCCCTGGCCAAGCCGGCGATCAAGGCGGTGGAGGAAGGGCGCATCCGCTTCGTGCCGGAGAACTGGAGCAACACCTATTACCAGTGGATGTACAACATCCAGGACTGGTGCATCAGCCGGCAGATATGGTGGGGACACCGCATCCCGGCCTGGTACGACGGCGAGGGCCGAGTCTACGTCGGCCGCTCCGAGGACGAAGTCCGGGCGAGGCACGGCCTCGGTGCGTCCGTCGCGCTGCGCCAGGACGAAGACGTGCTGGACACCTGGTTCTCCTCCGCCTTGTGGCCGTTCTCCACCCTGGGCTGGCCCGAGCGCACCCCGGAGCTCGACACCTTCTATCCCACCAGCGTCCTGGTCACCGGCTTCGACATCATCTTCTTCTGGGTGGCCCGGATGATCATGATGGGCTTGAAGTTCATGGGCGACGTGCCGTTCCGTGAGGTCTACATCCACGGCCTGGTGCGCGACGCCGAAGGCCAGAAAATGTCCAAATCGAAGGGCAACGTGCTGGACCCGATCGATCTGATCGACGGCATCGCCCTGGAGGATCTGGTCGCGAAAAGGACCCAGGGGCTGATGCAGCCGCAGATGGCGGCGCGGATCGAGAAGCGCACCCGCCAGGATTTCCCCGAGGGCATCCCGTCCTACGGGACCGACGCCCTGCGTTTCACCTTCGCCTCGCTGGCGTCCACCGGCCGCGACATCCGCTTCGACCTGAAGCGGGTCGAGGGTTACCGCAACTTCTGCAACAAGCTGTGGAACGCGGCGCGCTACGTGCTGATGAACACCGAAGGCCAGGATTGCGGCCTGGGCGGCGTCTGCCACTACAGCCTGCCGGACCGCTGGATCAGGAGCCGCTTCCAGGCGACCGTCGGCGCCGTGACGGAAGCGGTGGGCCAGTACCGCTTCGACCTGGCGGCGCAGGCCATCTACGAGTTCGTCTGGAACGAGTACTGCGACTGGTACCTGGAGCTGGCGAAGGTCGTGCTCCAGTCCGGCGACGAGGCCGCCGCCCGCGGCACCCGCCGCACCCTGGTGGGCGTGCTGGAGGCCCTGCTGCGGCTGGCACATCCGTTCATGCCGTTCATCACCGAGGAAATCTGGGCCAGGGTGGCGCCGCTGACGGGGGCATCCGCGCCCACCGTCATGCGGCGGGACTATCCGGAAATCGACCCGGCGCAGGCCGATCCCGAGGCCGAACGCGAAATGGCCTGGGTGATGGAGGTGATCCTGGGGGTGCGGCGCATCCGGGCGGAAATGAACCTCGCCCCGGCCAAGCCGCTGCCGGTGCTGCTGAGCAACGGGACCGATCTGGACCGCGCCTGGTCGGAGCGTTCGGCCCCCCTGCTGGAGAAACTGGCACGGCTGGAAAGCCTGAGCTGGCTGGCGCCGGGCCAGGCCGAGCCGGAATCGGCGATCGCCCTGGTGGGGGACCTGCGCGTCCTCATCCCGATGCGCGGCCTGATCGACAAGGAGGCCGAGCTGGCACGGCTGGACAAGGAAATCCAGCGCCTGAGCAAGGAACTGCCGCGGCTGGAAGGCAAGCTCGGCGATGCCGGCTTCCTGGGCAAAGCACCGCCGCCGGTGGTGGAAAAGGAGAAGGCCCGCCTCGCCGACTTGCAGGCCGGCCTTGCATCGCTCATCGCCCAGAAAGAACGCATTCAGGCCCTGTGACGCTCCCGCCTACTTCACAGCGGGGCGGGTTCGGGGGAGCGGCCTGAACATGGCCGCGGTTTCCGGCGTCCAGCAACTGAGCGGCCTGGCGAAAAGCCTGGTCAAGGCCGGGATGCTTTCCGAGGCGGATGCCCAGGCACATTTCGAGGATGCGCGCCGGAAGAAGACCCCTTTCGTCAGCTATCTCGTCTCCAACAAGATCCTCGACGGTCTCCAGATCGCCCAGGTCGCCCACCAGGAGTTCGGGCTGCCGCTGCTCGATCTGGACGCGGTCGTCTTCGATATTCCCCCGACCCAGTGGGTCAGCGAGAAGCTGATACGGCGCCATCACATCCTGCCCTTGCTGCGGCGTGGCAACCATCTGTTCGTCGCGGTCTCGGATCCGACCAATTTTCTGGGGCTGGACGAAATCACCTTCCAGACCCGTCTCGTCACCGATTGCATCCTGGTCGAGGAGAACAAACTCTCCCGCTGCATCGAAGCGGTCCTGGACGCGGCCGACACCAGCCTCAAGCAACTGCTCGAGGAGGACCTGGACAGTCTCCAGATCACCGCCGGGGACGACGAAGGCTCGCATGCCGAACCGGAAATTTCCGGCATCGACGATGCGCCGATCGTGCGTTTCGTCAACCGGCTCCTGCTGGACGCGGTGCGAAAAGGGGCGTCGGACATCCATATCGAGCCCTACGAAAAATTCCTGCGCATCCGGTTCCGGCACGACGGCATCCTGCACGAGGTGGCGAACCCGCCGGCGGCGCTGGGAATCAAGATCTGCGCCCGCATCAAGGTGATGTCGCGCATGGACATCGCGGAACACCGGATACCCCAGGACGGCCGCATCAAGATGACGTTGTCGCGTTCCCGCGCCATCGATTTCCGTGTCAATACCTGCCCGACGCTGTTCGGGGAAAAGATCGTTCTGCGTATCCTCGATCCGGGTTCGGCCCAGATCGGCGTCGAAATGCTGGGATTCGAACCGGAGCAGCGGGACAATTTCCTGCGTGCCCTGGAAAAACCCTACGGCATGATTCTGGTCACCGGGCCCACCGGCAGCGGCAAGACCGTCACTCTCTACACCGGCCTGAACCTGCTCAATCGCGTCGAAGCCAACATCTCCACGGTGGAGGACCCGGTCGAAATCACGGTTCCGGGGATCAATCAGGTCAACGTCAACTACAAGACCGGCCTCACGTTCGCCGAGGCGCTGCGCGCATTTCTGCGCCAGGACCCCGACATCATCATGGTGGGCGAGATCCGCGACCTGGAGACCGCCGAGATCGCCGTCAAGGCGGCCCAGACCGGCCATCTGGTGCTTTCGACCCTGCATACCAACGATGCCCCTCAGACCTTGAACCGTCTGATGCAGATGGGCATCCCGGCGTTCAACATCGCCTCCTCCGTCCTCCTGATCATGGCGCAGCGGCTGGCCCGCAGGCTTTGTCCGCACTGCAAGCGGGAGGAGAAGCTGCC encodes the following:
- the lptG gene encoding LPS export ABC transporter permease LptG, coding for MNTLNRYIGGEVVKGAAFAALVLLALLNFFTFADELRDLGEGNYGLGSIFLYLTLTSPHSLYELIPSGALIGGLVVLGNMANNHELVAMQTAGVSRGRIVWAVLRAGIVISLVSVVISEYVIPPAERAAQMLKATETRQQVASQTKYGVWIRDGNVYVNIREIENQEQLGDIHIFEISPDGRPAVAMHAARASFDRGIWKLKDIGVTRFDAAGNAAVAEHKEQEDWSSVLSPDMLDVFIVRPENLSAQDLAKYMAYQTENAQRSLAVEQAFWGRMVNPFITLAMLLLAIPFVLNVRRDVSSGQRIVVGVTIGLGFYLANRMVSHLGLVYELNAPLTMVTPPLVVLLAALAAFRRRP
- the lptF gene encoding LPS export ABC transporter permease LptF translates to MNPQPFEPRKARRPFGLPTIDRLIAGELAKTLFAVLFVLVAIVVSRKFLAILARAIEGEVATDTIFTLLGLKVVVTLAALLPASMFLSVLMVLGRMYRDNEMTVFACAGVGPVRIYRSILLFAGPVCVLGAFLSLQAMPWSERLSQELISKDERGADVRGIKAGRFNEFSQGDVVLYAEELNTDKTMSKVFAQSRRGEETGIVVAESGHMEINDAGDHFVVLNNGRRYQGVPGRPDFVLNEFQAYGVRINPPEGSQAALKREAADSLHLWISGRPRELAELQRRLAVPLGTLTLTLLAVPIARTSPRGGVWGNLISAFLIYIIYENLQKISQGLLATGKLSLGTSYGGIYAVMLLATALLLARNTGWRWVRDTALGRR
- a CDS encoding DNA polymerase III subunit chi; the protein is MTRVDFYLLPANESVFPYACRLTEKAYRQGHKVFLLTDTDEEAARLDELLWTFRQGSFVPHRAVTGNTDAGPCPVAVGRVPPAGFDDVMINLGSAVPEAFRRFRRVIELVEPDDAARALRREHFRYYRSQGLSPEMVDLESAA
- a CDS encoding valine--tRNA ligase gives rise to the protein MDKVYEPHAIEQRWYQLWEESGFFAPAGEGAPYCIMIPPPNVTGSLHMGHAFQDTVMDVLIRYHRMKGNRTLWQAGTDHAGIATQMVVERQLAAGGQTRHDLGREAFIDRVWQWKETSGGTITRQLRRMGASLDWSRERFTMDEGLSQAVREVFVRLYEEGLIYRGKRLVNWDPVLHTAVSDLEVVSEEEQGHLWHMRYPLAEGSGHLVVATTRPETMLGDTAVAVHPEDERYRHLIGQSIRLPLTGREIPVIGDDYVDPEFGSGCVKITPAHDFNDYAIGVRHALPMISVFDKSAAILPLADVPAKYHGLDRYEARDLIVHDLNELGLIEKIDEHRLMVPRGDRTGVVVEPFLTDQWFVKAGPLAKPAIKAVEEGRIRFVPENWSNTYYQWMYNIQDWCISRQIWWGHRIPAWYDGEGRVYVGRSEDEVRARHGLGASVALRQDEDVLDTWFSSALWPFSTLGWPERTPELDTFYPTSVLVTGFDIIFFWVARMIMMGLKFMGDVPFREVYIHGLVRDAEGQKMSKSKGNVLDPIDLIDGIALEDLVAKRTQGLMQPQMAARIEKRTRQDFPEGIPSYGTDALRFTFASLASTGRDIRFDLKRVEGYRNFCNKLWNAARYVLMNTEGQDCGLGGVCHYSLPDRWIRSRFQATVGAVTEAVGQYRFDLAAQAIYEFVWNEYCDWYLELAKVVLQSGDEAAARGTRRTLVGVLEALLRLAHPFMPFITEEIWARVAPLTGASAPTVMRRDYPEIDPAQADPEAEREMAWVMEVILGVRRIRAEMNLAPAKPLPVLLSNGTDLDRAWSERSAPLLEKLARLESLSWLAPGQAEPESAIALVGDLRVLIPMRGLIDKEAELARLDKEIQRLSKELPRLEGKLGDAGFLGKAPPPVVEKEKARLADLQAGLASLIAQKERIQAL
- the pilB gene encoding type IV-A pilus assembly ATPase PilB — translated: MAAVSGVQQLSGLAKSLVKAGMLSEADAQAHFEDARRKKTPFVSYLVSNKILDGLQIAQVAHQEFGLPLLDLDAVVFDIPPTQWVSEKLIRRHHILPLLRRGNHLFVAVSDPTNFLGLDEITFQTRLVTDCILVEENKLSRCIEAVLDAADTSLKQLLEEDLDSLQITAGDDEGSHAEPEISGIDDAPIVRFVNRLLLDAVRKGASDIHIEPYEKFLRIRFRHDGILHEVANPPAALGIKICARIKVMSRMDIAEHRIPQDGRIKMTLSRSRAIDFRVNTCPTLFGEKIVLRILDPGSAQIGVEMLGFEPEQRDNFLRALEKPYGMILVTGPTGSGKTVTLYTGLNLLNRVEANISTVEDPVEITVPGINQVNVNYKTGLTFAEALRAFLRQDPDIIMVGEIRDLETAEIAVKAAQTGHLVLSTLHTNDAPQTLNRLMQMGIPAFNIASSVLLIMAQRLARRLCPHCKREEKLPPEVLLASGFREEDIGNFTLYGPGGCEQCVKGYKGRVGIYQVMPISEEINRIILEGGHVMALTEQAHAEGIADLRESGLKKVRAGITSLEEIDRVTRD
- a CDS encoding leucyl aminopeptidase codes for the protein MEYSTRTDALERLSTDCLIVGVFQKRKLAPTAEALDAMLDGLLAKLLKRDDVEGKAGDTLLVNHVPGGRIDRVLLVGLGKREELNVAVYRKSLAAAFKVLKECGAKHAASALLEVEFGQRGADWKVRQAVELLESGLYRFQEMKGDSAEDHPPRLSRLQFLVASDADQSLAETGIREGQAIAHGMTLARNLGNLPGNVCTPAYLAEQALKIGKEHKKLKVSVLEESDMEELGMGALLSVARGSRQPAKLIVMEYRGAGGKAKPYVLVGKGLTFDAGGISLKPAANMDEMKYDMCGGAGVIGAIQAVAELGLPLNVVGLVPASENLPDGNANKPGDIVKSMAGITIEILNTDAEGRLILCDALTYAKRFDPVAVIDVATLTGACIVALGRHPSGLMGNDDALCEQLTRAGDATWDRVWRMPIWDDYQEQLKSNFADVANIGGPDGGSITAACFLSRFAKDFKWAHLDIAGTAWKTGADKGATGRPVPLLVQYLIDRAA